In Colletotrichum destructivum chromosome 8, complete sequence, the following proteins share a genomic window:
- a CDS encoding Putative glycolipid transfer protein, whose translation MSAPVSNQVDNLGKSVAVLDASVSPDGQIGSSQFLDAVDSLLQVFDIVENDPLEGGRNSCEENVSKIRNAMQSLPGQAAYVQTLIQAERASGQHEATEALLWLTRGLEFYVASVRRIANNTSEKLSASIVDAYKDTLKKHHGFVAKTAIKVAVSKTCPTRDALLRKLGQDPTMVVNALQASATSFERVLHVLAPFLARSDIKF comes from the exons ATGTCAGCCCCGGTTTCAAATCAagtcgacaacctcggcaaGAGTGTCGCTGTGCTTGATGCCAGCGTCAGCCCCGATGGGCAGATTGGCTCGTCGCAATTCCTTGACGCTGTCGACTCCCTGCTTCAGGTTTTCG ACATTGTGGAAAACGATCCCCTCGAGGGGGGAAGGAATTCCTGTGAGGAAAATGTCTCG AAAATTCGAAATGCAATGCAATCCCTCCCAGGCCAGGCTGCATACGTTCAAACTCTTATTCAGGCCGAACGAGCTAGTGGACAACATGAGGCGACTGAAGCCCTCCTGTGGCTGACGCG CGGTCTCGAGTTTTACGTCGCGTCGGTGAGGCGCATTGCGAACAACACATCCGAGAAGCTGTCCGCCAGCATCGTGGACGCCTACAAAGACACGCTCAAGAAGCACCACGGCTTTGTcgccaagacggccatcaaAGTAGCCGTGTCCAAGACGTGTCCAACTCGCGACGCACTACTCCGTAAGCTGGGTCAAGACCCCACGATGGTCGTGAACGCTCTGCAAGCCTCTGCGACAAGCTTCGAGCGCGTATTGCACGTTTTGGCCCCGTTCCTCGCAAGGAGCGACATCAAGTTCTAG
- a CDS encoding Putative cytochrome P450 — protein sequence MTALVYLTPSNGLLLAASAIGLTLAYYASIVVYNVYFHPLAAFPGPRLAAATPWWMMSSYLGGRTPRDLLELHNRYGPVVRTAPDALSYIGAPQWKEIYGHKAPGQPEFPKDRKYFAGLEGEPVILNADRDHHGYVRRLVAHGFSEKAMREQEAILKGYVDVLFRKLEEESEGGQRAVDVLKWFNRDDIILCFDMCGLTSQTAFGESFECLTTSTLHTWIEIFFSLARFMSFHQVISRLPGPIRLPATLWTMPKTIASDVQTLKQLQSEKVKHRLRTEAAVPDFMEKLVSAYNDGKMSYGQLEGNSQILIAAGSETTATLLSGLTYLLLQNPRVLTKLTTEIRTTFAHPSEITFTGVNTCKYLLACIEEALRVYPPSPQPHHRIVPAGGATVAGTHLPAGVSVSIPIYAASNSPANWTLPEEFAPERWTGEDARFADDRREVAQPFQFGPRNCVGRNLAYTEVKLIVARLVWQFDLENATEADWMGAQKVYMVWEKTPLWVKLHPVPR from the exons ATGACTGCACTGGTGTATTTGACGCCCTCTAACGGGCTATTGCTCGCCGCATCTGCTATTGGTCTT ACACTGGCTTACTATGCCTCCATCGTGGTCTACAACGTCTACTTCcaccccctcgccgccttccccGGCccgcgcctcgccgccgcgacgccgtggtggatgatgtcgtcctacctcggcggccggacCCCGCGCGATCTGCTGGAGCTGCACAACCGGTACGGACCCGTCGTGCGGACCGCGCCCGATGCGCTGTCGTACATCGGCGCGCCGCAGTGGAAGGAAATCTACGGGCACAAGGCGCCCGGCCAGCCCGAGTTCCCCAAGGACCGCAAGTACTTTGCGGGGCTCGAAGGTGAGCCCGTCATCCTCAACGCGGACCGGGACCACCACGGCTACGTCAGGCGGCTGGTCGCCCACGGCTTCTCGGAGAAGGCCATGAGGGAGCAGGAAGCCATTCTGAAGGGGTACGTTGACGTGCTGTTTCGGAAATTGGAGGAAGAGAGCGAGGGCGGGCAGAGGGCGGTGGACGTGTTGAAGTGGTTTAAC CGCGATGATATCATCCTCTGCTTTGACATGTGTGGCCTGACGTCTCAAACAGCCTTTGGTGAGTCGTTCGAATGCCTCACCACGTCGACGCTCCACACCTGGATCGAGATCTTTTTCTCCTTGGCGAGGTTCATGTCGTTCCATCAGGTCATCTCTCGCCTGCCCGGGCCCATCCGGCTGCCCGCCACGCTGTGGACGATGCCCAAAACCATCGCCTCGGACGTCCAGACTCTAAAGCAGTTGCAGAGC GAAAAGGTGAAGCACCGCCTCCGGACCGAAGCCGCTGTGCCGGACTTTATGGAGAAGCTTGTCTCGGCCTACAACGATGGCAAGATGTCATACGGGCAACTCGAGGGTAACTCCCAGATtctcatcgccgccgggaGTGAGACCACAGCTACGCTGTTATCAG GACTCACTTACCTGCTCCTCCAGAACCCTCGCGTCCTCACTAAACTCACGACGGAGATCCGCACGACCTTCGCCCACCCCTCCGAAATCACCTTCACCGGCGTCAACACGTGCAAGTACCTCCTCGCCTGCATCGAGGAGGCCCTGCGCGTATACCCCCcctcgccgcagccgcaCCACCGCATCGTGCCCGCGGgcggcgccaccgtcgccggcacgCACCTCCCAGCCGGCGTCTCCGTCAGCATCCCCATCTACGCGGCGTCCAACAGCCCCGCCAACTGGACGCTGCCGGAGGAGTTCGCGCCGGAGCGGTGGACGGGGGAGGACGCGCGGTTCGCGGACGACCGGCGGGAGGTGGCGCAGCCGTTCCAGTTCGGGCCGCGGAACTGCGTCGGGAGGAACCTAGCCTACACCGAGGTCAAGCTGATCGTGGCGCGGCTGGTGTGGCAGTTCGACTTGGAGAACGCGACGGAGGCGGACTGGATGGGGGCGCAGAAGGTGTACATGGTCTGGGAGAAGACGCCGTTGTGGGTGAAGTTGCACCCCGTACCGAGGTGA